The proteins below are encoded in one region of Brassica napus cultivar Da-Ae chromosome A6, Da-Ae, whole genome shotgun sequence:
- the LOC106425475 gene encoding vacuolar protein sorting-associated protein 29, translating to MVLVLALGDLHVPHRAADLPPKFKSMLVPGKIQHIICTGNLCIKEIHDYLKTICPDLHIVRGEFDEDARYPDTKTLTIGQFKLGLCHGHQVIPWGDLDSLAMLQRQLDVDILVTGHTHQFTAYKHEGGVVINPGSATGACSSINQDVNPSFVLMDIDGLRVVVYVYELIDGEVKVDKIDFKKASTSTSAP from the exons ATGGTGTTGGTATTGGCATTGGGGGATCTTCATGTACCACATAGAGCGGCTGATCTACCCCCAAAGTTCAAATCCATGCTTGTTCCTGGCAAGATTCAACACATCATCTGCACTGGAAACCTCTGCATCAAA GAAATCCATGACTATTTGAAGACTATCTGCCCTGATTTGCATATAGTTCGAGGCGAGTTTGACGAAGATGCACGATACCCTGACACTAAAACCTTGACTATTGGCCAATTCAAGCTGGGACTGTGCCACGGCCACCag GTGATCCCATGGGGTGATTTAGACTCACTAGCCATGCTTCAGAGACAGCTCGACGTGGACATACTTGTAACAGGACATACCCACCAGTTCACAGCCTACAAACACGAGGGAGGAGTTGTCATAAACCCGGGCTCCGCGACTGGAGCTTGTAGCAGTATAAACCAAGATGTTAACCCCAGCTTTGTTCTTATGGATATCGATGGTCTTCGAGTTGTGGTCTACGTCTATGAGCTCATCGATGGCGAGGTTAAAGTCGACAAGATCGATTTTAAGAAGGCCTCCACTTCCACTTCTGCTCCTTAG
- the LOC111198970 gene encoding uncharacterized protein LOC111198970, with protein MSSNRKSTSEKRKGVEADSSPGTIKPIGTPYLSSSHSIGVPHSKQATCEASVTSGLTKLSGKTAVSSGVLIGVPKSKNPNDYVGHIKLVNGQVLSDSLVLDDAEIASSRRVLLHVQTHDGPVMKLYLWDKAGTNFSEKFKASGGTARVILVTTLNPKRLGGALALSSMTPSRVFLDTDVQATRDYLTWMNTNLDVANRVDADIVTKTETVTIGELFSYMKQEDAKVVQYQLVAWFECIATIGDVAHGSSWYYIGCGGCHTKATKGPTSLMCKKCGKTDIVGVAQYLAKITVYDNDDQATFVLLGGAGHELSGKKASELVEKYFEANENVGDDHLVPVPQALIDTIGQTRKFVVKVSDHNLTGKTQALTVTNVLTPEVPEAKANLEGNVAVPDTQETLQKEVADDDPSTCFGSVKRAADNVEAEDPKRAISG; from the exons ATGAGTTCCAACAGAAAATCCACCTCCGAGAAACGAAAAGGCGTTGAGGCTGACTCCTCTCCCGGCACGATCAAGCCCATCGGAACACCCTATCTATCTTCCAGCCATTCAATCGGCGTTCCCCACTCGAAGCAAGCCACATGCGAAGCGTCAGTCACCTCCGGTCTGACCAAACTCAGTGGCAAGACCGCTGTCTCTTCCGGCGTCTTGATCGGCGTACCTAAATCGAAGAACCCCAATG ATTATGTTGGCCATATCAAGCTTGTGAATGGGCAGGTTCTCAGTGACAGTCTCGTGCTAGATGATGCCGAGATAGCTTCATCACGCCGAGTTCTGCTTCATGTTCAAACACATGA cGGTCCGGTGATGAAGTTGTACCTATGGGACAAGGCTGGCACCAACTTTAGTGAGAAATTTAAAGCATCTGGAGGAACAGCACGTGTTATTTTAGTCACtaccttaaacccaaaacgACTTGGAG GTGCCTTAGCTCTCTCCTCTATGACGCCATCACGTGTGTTTTTGGACACTGATGTCCAAGCAACCCGAGATTATCTCACTTG GATGAACACGAACCTAGATGTTGCTAACAGAGTTGATGCAGACATTGTCACCAAGACTGAGACAGTGACCATAGGCGAGCTCTTTTCCTATATGAAGCAGGAAGATGCCAAGGTTGTTCAGTACCAATTG GTTGCTTGGTTTGAGTGCATAGCAACCATTGGTGATGTTGCGCACGGTTCATCATGGTATTACATAGGCTGTGGTGGGTGCCACACTAAGGCAACCAAAGGGCCTACCAGCCTTATGTGTAAGAAATGTGGGAAAACCGATATTGTTGGTGTTGCACA GTACCTGGCCAAGATCACCGTGTATGATAATGATGATCAAGCGACTTTTGTGCTCCTTGGTGGTGCTGGACATGAGTTATCTGGAAAGAAAgcttctgagttggttgagaagTATTTCGAG GCCAATGAGAATGTAGGAGATGATCACTTGGTTCCAGTACCTCAAGCTCTTATAGATACCATAGGACAGACTCGCAAATTCGTTGTGAAGGTGTCAGATCACAATTTGACTGGCAAGACCCAAGCTTTGACTGTGACAAATGTGCTCACTCCAGAAGTTCCAGAAGCTAAAGCCAATCTAGAAGGAAACGTGGCTGTACCAGACACACAGGAAACTTTGCAGAAGGAAGTTGCTGATGATGATCCTTCCACATGCTTTGGGAGTGTGAAGAGGGCTGCTGATAATGTTGAGGCAGAAGATCCCAAGCGAGCCATAAGTGGCTAG
- the LOC106425526 gene encoding histone deacetylase 7-like isoform X2, which yields MKSIFVAFWRKRKTQRNRKRKKMASLASGPDGRKRRVSYYYEPYIGDGMESQQIRTTHKLIRSYYLPRYMDIIRPRAAHHSDFTKFHSPEYISFLRSVTPESARLKTATDPSFKRFNLDAWDSPVFSGLFPYCRLYAGGSISAAEKLNRHEADIAINWSGGMHRAKIDKACGFGYVNDVVLGILELLKVFKRVLYIDIGYYHGEAVQEAFHKTDRVMTVSFHKSGVDQRRGDITDYGVGKGEYYSLNAPLKNGLDDASFATLFVPIIQKAMEVYQPEAIVLLCGPDSLSGDALGKFNLSVKGHGACLGYIRSFNVPLLLLGGQGHTLGNVARCWCYETGVAVGKELNDDCPMIADDDCFAPSYKLHIEPNPMENLNTDGDIAKIKKTLLKQLSQVIHAPSVQFQDTPPISQVTEAEEEDMETR from the exons ATGAAATCAATCTTTGTCGCTTTTTGGCGGAAAAGAAAAACGCAGAGAaatagaaagagaaagaagatggcGAGCTTGGCTTCGGGTCCCGACGGAAGGAAACGGCGCGTGAGCTACTACTACGAGCCATACATCGGCGACGGTATGGAATCCCAACAGATCCGTACGACTCACAAGCTCATCCGCAGCTATTACCTCCCTCGCTACATGGATATCATCCGCCCTCGCGCTGCCCACCATTCAGATTTCACTAAATTCCACTCGCCGGAGTACATATCATTCCTCCGCTCAGTCACGCCGGAGTCGGCTAGGTTGAAAACCGCGACGGATCCTTCCTTCAAGCGCTTCAACTTAGACGCGTGGGACTCCCCTGTCTTCAGTGGCCTCTTCCCATATTGCCGTCTCTACGCCGGTGGTTCTATTTCCGCCGCCGAGAAACTGAACCGACACGAAGCTGATATCGCCATCAATTGGTCCGGCGGGATGCACCGTGCCAAGATAGATAAGGCTTGTGGCTTTGGCTACGTCAACGACGTTGTTCTTGGGATCCTCGAGTTGCTTAAGGTCTTCAAG CGAGTACTCTACATAGATATTGGCTACTACCATGGGGAAGCAGTACAAGAAGCATTCCACAAAACTGATAGAGTTATGACTGTTTCTTTCCACAAGTCTGGGGTCGACCAAAGAAGAGGAGACATAACAGACTACGGGGTAGGAAAGGGAGAATACTATTCTCTAAATGCACCACTGAAGAATGGTCTGGACGATGCAAGTTTCGCCACTTTATTTGTACCTATCATCCAAAAGGCTATGGAGGTTTATCAACCAGAAGCAATTGTTCTTCTGTGCGGCCCTGATTCATTATCTGGTGATGCGTTGGGTAAATTCAACTTGTCTGTCAAGGGTCATGGTGCTTGTCTCGGGTACATAAGATCATTTAATGTTCCTCTCCTGCTCTTGGGTGGTCAAGGTCACACTCTTGGAAATGTTGCACGTTGCTGGTGCTATGAG ACAGGTGTTGCGGTTGGAAAAGAACTCAACGACGATTGCCCTATGATTGCGGACGACGATTGTTTTGCCCCAAGTTATAAACTTCATATCGAGCCAAACCCCATGGAGAATTTAAACACAGACGGAGATATTGCAAAAATAAA GAAGACACTACTAAAGCAACTTTCGCAAGTGATACACGCACCTAGTGTGCAGTTTCAAGACACTCCACCAATCAGTCAAGTTACAGAAGCG GAGGAAGAGGACATGGAGACGAGATAA
- the LOC106425528 gene encoding ABC transporter A family member 8, with the protein MTDSRPASILTQADALLRKNLVFQKRNIWSNVRLVTIPFFLCVLLVVIQLLFDSQFNEDHGQCGCLNEKTCGIRYSTSDQAAFCAIPNPSQWTPLLQIPSPQYRAVTTLYLSHSSPVTFLFTGNNQSLGETLMRNIYSNSPEFGGDLANYVLGSSSLPAYTNYMDSSFISELPIYNIKHQCSLNSSFSILIHQPPLSFPKEINCVRGLNLWRNSSLDVNKELFKGYRKGNQEEKINEYTAAFDFQNTNGNRLNVNVWYNSTYKNNTVIRPMALIRVPRLVNLASNAYLEFLKGSKTKILFEYIKEMPKPETKLTLDITSLIGPLFFTWVILLLFPVILTALVYEKQQRLRIMMKMHGLGDAPYWIVSYSYFVLVSTLYMLCFAIFGSAIGNYATNSIEFANMCLSMFLILFTCLPGLNFFRLNDYSIQLVFFLISINLQISVAFLASAMFSDVKTATVVAYIYVFGTGLLGIFLFQFFLEDPHFPRGWIIAMELYPGFSLYRGLYELSQSAFAADYRGVNGMRWRDFGDGMKEVTCIMLIEWLLLLVSAFYIDQITYSSKHPLFFFLQSPSKNKQHHYSSNKQISKFVVEMEKPDVCQEREKVEQYLLESTGNCAVLCNNLKKVYSGKDGNPQKLAVRGLSLALPQGECFGMLGPNGAGKTSFINMMTGIIKPSSGSAFVQGLDILTDMDRIYTTIGVCPQHDLLWDKLSGREHLLFYGRLKNLKGSVLTQAVEESLRSVNLFHGGNGDKQVRRYSGGMKRRLSVAISLIGNPKVVYMDEPSTGLDPASRKSLWDVVKRAKRKGAIILTTHSMEEAEVLCDRLGIFVNGSLQCIGNPKELKGRYGGSYVLTMTTSKEHEQEVEELVHRISKNAKKIYRTSGTQKFELPKKETKIAEVFQAVEKAKKMFPVVAWGLADTTLEDVFVKVAQTS; encoded by the exons AAGCAGCGTTTTGCGCCATTCCTAACCCATCACAGTGGACTCCATTACTTCAAATCCCGTCTCCTCAATACCGAGCCGTGACTACACTGTACCTGAGCCATTCTTCACCTGTCACCTTTCTCTTCACCGGGAATAACCAGTCGCTTGGAGAAA cTCTAATGCGGAATATATATAGCAATTCACCTGAGTTTGGTGGAGATTTAGCCAATTATGTATTG GGGTCGTCATCTTTGCCTGCATACACCAATTATATGGACTCTTCTTTCATCTCAGAACTCCCCATCTACAATATCAAACACCAATGCTCACTGAACTCTTCCTTCTCAATCTTAATTCACCAACCACCTCTTTCATTCCCCAAAG AGATAAACTGTGTCAGAGGACTAAATTTGTGGCGGAATAGTTCTTTGGATGTGAACAAGGAGCTTTTCAAAGGTTATCGAAAAGGAAATCAAGAAGAGAAGATTAACGAGTATACTGCAG CTTTTGATTTTCAGAACACAAATGGGAACAGACTCAATGTTAATGTTTGGTACAACTCTACCTACAAGAACAATACAGTGATTCGGCCTATGGCTCTGATTCGAGTCCCTCGCTTGGTCAACCTG GCATCTAATGCATATCTTGAGTTCCTAAAAGGTTCTAAGACAAAGATCCTCTTTGAATATATCAAAGAAATGCCCAAACCAGAGACTAAATTGACCCTAGACATCACCTCCCTGATCGGTCCGCTCTTCTTCACATGGGTCATTCTGCTGTTATTCCCT GTGATCTTAACCGCACTGGTTTATGAGAAACAACAGAGGTTAAGAATCATGATGAAGATGCATGGACTTGGTGATGCTCCTTACTGGATAGTTTCATATTCCTATTTTGTTCTTGTGTCGACTCTATACATGTTGTGCTTCGCCATATTCGGTTCAGCCATTGGTAACTATGCCACAAACTCTATCGAATTTGCTAATATGTGTCTTTCTATGTTCCTTATTCTTTTTACTTGTCTTCCAGGGTTAAACTTCTTCAGGCTTAATGACTATAGTATCCAGCTTGTGTTCTTCCTGATTAGCATAAATCTTCAAATATCAGTCGCTTTCTTAGCATCTGCAATGTTTTCAGATGTTAAAACTGCTACAG TTGTAgcatacatatatgtatttgGAACTGGACTCCTAGGaatctttctttttcaattcTTCTTGGAAGATCCTCACTTCCCAA GAGGATGGATCATTGCAATGGAGTTATACCCTGGATTTTCGTTGTACCGTGGGCTATACGAGTTATCACAGTCTGCGTTTGCGGCAGACTACCGTGGGGTTAATGGAATGAGATGGAGAGATTTTGGGGATGGAATGAAAGAGGTGACTTGTATCATGCTCATTGAGTGGCTTCTACTTCTTGTTTCAGCGTTTTACATTGATCAAATCACTTACTCTAGTAAACATCCATTGTTCTTCTTCCTGCAAAGCCCTTCAAAGAACAAACAACATCACTACTCTTCTAACAAACAGATTTCCAAATTTGTCGTCGAAATGGAGAAACCAGATGTGTGTCAAGAG AGGGAGAAAGTAGAGCAGTATCTACTTGAATCAACCGGAAACTGTGCGGTTTTGTGCAATAATCTGAAGAAGGTATACTCAGGTAAGGACGGGAACCCTCAGAAACTCGCGGTAAGAGGATTATCTCTTGCTTTACCTCAAGGAGAATGCTTTGGCATGCTTGGTCCTAATGGAGCTGGCAAAACCTCTTTCATCAACATG ATGACAGGAATCATTAAACCATCATCTGGCTCAGCATTCGTTCAGGGTCTTGATATTTTAACGGATATGGATAGGATATATACAACAATTGGAGTCTGTCCGCAACACGA TCTTTTGTGGGATAAATTGAGTGGAAGGGAGCATCTACTTTTCTATGGAAGGCTCAAGAATCTTAAAGGTTCTGTCTTAACACAA GCTGTTGAAGAGTCACTTCGCAGTGTGAACCTTTTTCATGGAGGAAATGGGGACAAACAGGTCAGAAGATACAGCGGAGGGATGAAGAGACGGCTAAGCGTTGCCATTTCTCTTATAGGAAACCCTAAA GTTGTTTACATGGATGAGCCAAGTACTGGGCTTGATCCAGCCTCTAGGAAAAGTTTATGGGACGTAGTGAAACGTGCTAAGCGGAAAGGGGCGATAATACTCACCA CACACTCAATGGAAGAAGCTGAAGTGTTATGTGATCGTCTTGGAATATTTGTCAATGGAAGTTTGCAGTGCATAGGCAATCCTAAGGAG CTGAAGGGTAGATATGGAGGATCCTATGTATTGACTATGACAACCTCAAAGGAACACGAGCAAGAAGTGGAGGAACTAGTGCATAGAATCTCCAAGAATGCAAAGAAGATATATCGAACCTCGGGGACTCAAAAGTTTGAGCTGCCAAAGAAGGAGACAAAGATCGCTGAGGTGTTTCAGGCGGTGGAGAAGGCAAAGAAGATGTTCCCGGTGGTTGCTTGGGGACTTGCAGACACAACGCTTGAAGATGTGTTTGTAAAGGTTGCTCAAACTTCTTAA
- the LOC106425526 gene encoding histone deacetylase 7-like isoform X1 produces MKSIFVAFWRKRKTQRNRKRKKMASLASGPDGRKRRVSYYYEPYIGDGMESQQIRTTHKLIRSYYLPRYMDIIRPRAAHHSDFTKFHSPEYISFLRSVTPESARLKTATDPSFKRFNLDAWDSPVFSGLFPYCRLYAGGSISAAEKLNRHEADIAINWSGGMHRAKIDKACGFGYVNDVVLGILELLKVFKRVLYIDIGYYHGEAVQEAFHKTDRVMTVSFHKSGVDQRRGDITDYGVGKGEYYSLNAPLKNGLDDASFATLFVPIIQKAMEVYQPEAIVLLCGPDSLSGDALGKFNLSVKGHGACLGYIRSFNVPLLLLGGQGHTLGNVARCWCYETGVAVGKELNDDCPMIADDDCFAPSYKLHIEPNPMENLNTDGDIAKIKKTLLKQLSQVIHAPSVQFQDTPPISQVTEAVRIIYALMLHLFLVPG; encoded by the exons ATGAAATCAATCTTTGTCGCTTTTTGGCGGAAAAGAAAAACGCAGAGAaatagaaagagaaagaagatggcGAGCTTGGCTTCGGGTCCCGACGGAAGGAAACGGCGCGTGAGCTACTACTACGAGCCATACATCGGCGACGGTATGGAATCCCAACAGATCCGTACGACTCACAAGCTCATCCGCAGCTATTACCTCCCTCGCTACATGGATATCATCCGCCCTCGCGCTGCCCACCATTCAGATTTCACTAAATTCCACTCGCCGGAGTACATATCATTCCTCCGCTCAGTCACGCCGGAGTCGGCTAGGTTGAAAACCGCGACGGATCCTTCCTTCAAGCGCTTCAACTTAGACGCGTGGGACTCCCCTGTCTTCAGTGGCCTCTTCCCATATTGCCGTCTCTACGCCGGTGGTTCTATTTCCGCCGCCGAGAAACTGAACCGACACGAAGCTGATATCGCCATCAATTGGTCCGGCGGGATGCACCGTGCCAAGATAGATAAGGCTTGTGGCTTTGGCTACGTCAACGACGTTGTTCTTGGGATCCTCGAGTTGCTTAAGGTCTTCAAG CGAGTACTCTACATAGATATTGGCTACTACCATGGGGAAGCAGTACAAGAAGCATTCCACAAAACTGATAGAGTTATGACTGTTTCTTTCCACAAGTCTGGGGTCGACCAAAGAAGAGGAGACATAACAGACTACGGGGTAGGAAAGGGAGAATACTATTCTCTAAATGCACCACTGAAGAATGGTCTGGACGATGCAAGTTTCGCCACTTTATTTGTACCTATCATCCAAAAGGCTATGGAGGTTTATCAACCAGAAGCAATTGTTCTTCTGTGCGGCCCTGATTCATTATCTGGTGATGCGTTGGGTAAATTCAACTTGTCTGTCAAGGGTCATGGTGCTTGTCTCGGGTACATAAGATCATTTAATGTTCCTCTCCTGCTCTTGGGTGGTCAAGGTCACACTCTTGGAAATGTTGCACGTTGCTGGTGCTATGAG ACAGGTGTTGCGGTTGGAAAAGAACTCAACGACGATTGCCCTATGATTGCGGACGACGATTGTTTTGCCCCAAGTTATAAACTTCATATCGAGCCAAACCCCATGGAGAATTTAAACACAGACGGAGATATTGCAAAAATAAA GAAGACACTACTAAAGCAACTTTCGCAAGTGATACACGCACCTAGTGTGCAGTTTCAAGACACTCCACCAATCAGTCAAGTTACAGAAGCGGTAAGAATTATTTATGCACTGATGTTACATCTTTTCTTAGTTCCGGGTTAG